Genomic window (Insulibacter thermoxylanivorax):
AGCCTATGCAGAAACATTAATCGTAGACAGTGAATTGAACTATCGCTGGCTGCTGATCCTGATCCTGGCCGGCTGTCTCATCGCCGTGATGTTCGGATTGGTCATCAGCCGGCTTTTCGGCCACTATGTCTTAGATCATATCTTCGCGGTGCTGAACCATCTGCAAGAGATAGCTAAGGGCAATCTCACAATGAAGGATATCCCCCTCAAATCGAAGGATGAACTCGCCCAGTTGGTGAACGGAACGAACCAACTAAGGCAGAGCCTGTACCGCTTAGTAGCTAAGATGGCGGAAGCAGGAAAGCAGTTAGCGACCTCCTCGGAGGAGCTGTCCGCAAGTTCCCAAGAGAGCACGCGCACGGTTCAGCAGATGGCGGAGATGGCCCATGAAACGGCCGATGGCGCAGAGAAGCAATCCGCCAGCCTGCAAGAAGTTACCGCCTTCTTACAGCAAGGTGCAACACATATTCAACAAATCGACCGCAGCTGCCAAAACATGCTGCAGCGTTCACAACAAGCGCTCGAGCAAACGGATGCCGGCACACAGATGGTACATAGAGCGACCAAAGAAATGAATCATATCACAGAGACCATGAATACAGCAGCCAATTCGATCGCTTCGCTGAGAGACAAGTCCACGAAGATCGGCGAGATCATCCTGCAGATCACCGAGATCGCGAATCAGACCAACTTGCTTTCGCTCAATGCTTCGATCGAAGCAGCACGGGCAGGCGAACATGGTCAAGGGTTCTCCGTCGTTGCCAATGAGATTCGCAAACTGGCAGAACAAACAAGATATTCTTCTGAGCAAACCACCGCGATCATCCAGGAGATCCAGAAAGAGATGCAGCAGGTCGTGCAGTCCAACCGACAAGCTACTGAAGTTGTTCGCACCGGCGGACGCACGATCGAGGATCTGAATACATCTTTCCAAGGGATTCGCAGTGCGGTGCAGTCCGTCAGCGAGATCATCCAGGAAATCGTGCAATCCGTAAGAAGTTTCTATCTAATATGACGCTGCGAACCGAGCAAATGTAACACTCTTACAAAAAAAGGAGCTGTCTAGTTAGTCAGCCATGACTACTGATGGACAACTCCTTCGCATATAAATTCCCCTGCCTATTCCACTATCTTACTTAAAGATATAAGCCAGCACGTCCAGGGCTTGATCGATCGTCTCCACCGTTACATTCGCCCGGTTGGAGAGCTCTTTCAACGGATGGATCAGGGATTCCGGCCGGATGATGATCGTCGGCTTGTTGAGCGCGATTGCCATGCTGGCATCCATTGCCGTGTTCCACTGTCTGTATTGTTCACCGAAGAGAGCGACCACGACATCCGCTTTGTTCAACAAGACCTGTGTCCGCAGATTATTAATGGCAGCCGAGGCATCATCCCTGTATAACTTGCCGGGCTGCTTGCCCAGGATTACTTCACCGATGTCATCGGATTCGTCATGATTGGTTTGCGGGCCGACGAAGACCAGCGGGAGATTCCGTTCCTTCGCTTTGTTCGCCAATTCATCCCGCCAATCATCATGAATCTGTCCCGCCAGATAGACAACAAGCTCCATTGCAGACCCTCCATATAAGTTATAGTAAACCATCTCACTTCAGTGATAGTACCAACTCACTGTGAACAACCCATCCTGCTTCATTGTATCGAATCTAGTGTGTGTCAAGCAATTGTGGGCAGCCTTCTAAGTTTGGTGAAAATGTTCTCCTCAAGATGCGGGCTGATCCCCGTTTGCCCATCAAAGGCAAGAGCCTGATCCAACAAGTAGACATACGTACCTGTTTGGCGATCCTGATACAGCCTTCGTGAGAAGGAGATCTCGCCAAATAAGGTGCTCATCGTCACTTGACGGGTATCGCGCAAACGATACCGTGCGTGTTCACGATGCTCCATAAGCCATCGGTCGATTTCTTCAAGAACGCGGATCATCACATCCGAAAATATTTCATGCAATTGTTGAAATAAATTCACTTCGATTTCTTTCAATGTCGGCAAATTCATGATAAACTGTTGCATGAGGCTTCCCCTTTCTGAGTGGTTTGTTTTGCCGCATTTCACTCTACCAAGAAGGGAAGCCTTTTTCCATGCTTTTAAACATTGTTTCACTAATTATTCCTTTTTACTGCCCACAAACATTTTACACTCACATGCCTGCATTACCTTCATGACCTGCAGTCCTGCATTGTCCGCAGCGTGCAGCTTACATATCCCGCGAAGCGATCAACACCGCCAACACAGAAATAAGGATAGTCGGATTTCCTCTATTTCTCGTTTTTCTTGATTAATCGTGAAATAAAGGAAGTCAAACTTCTCTTATTCTCAAAAAAACGCCTGAAACCTGATGATTTTCCTGCAATCCCATGCAATAAGGTAAATTTGACTTCTCTTATTTCTCGAAAAACCGCATTTTGAGCGAAATAGTGTAAATTTGACTTCCGTTATTTGGTCAACCAGATTAGATCAGATTAGACCAGATCAGATTCATATACTCAATTATCATCATACACGACACGCAAAAAAAAATGCGGTTAAAGGTCATTCGCAGCAGAAGTGCCAAGGACTGCAGGATGCTCGAACTTTGGATATCGGCATACAGTTCGCGCCAGAAGTCGCTGTCTTCATCCAAACTCGCAGCATTCGTATAGGTATAGATCGGGTCGATGATCATGGTGATAACGGCAGGATCCAAGAGGTTGGTGACGGTTTCGAGATTCCGCGCGATCTCGATATCATTAAGCGCTTTCGCCTCCGGCGTCAGCCGGTCTTCCTCCGCTTTAGTTCAGCTTCTGCGAAGTGATGTTAGCATATGGTTCAGAGGATTGGTCTACCTGCTCCAGATCGTAGCGCAGCTGCAGCGAACTTCTGACTAATGGATCGTCCATATTCGAAGAACCGTCGGCTTTGATCAACGGGTGCTCTCGTTCTTTGCCGAACATCATCAGGAAGAGCGCATCCCTGCCCTTGAACGAGATCTTCGCAAAGGCATAAGCAGCCAAACAGGAGAAAAACGCTGATCCAAAGGTCGTTAAGACAGCAACTTTGATCGAATTCCAATAGTACAAAGCGAAGGGTTTTGCTCCAAACCAAACCTCCGTATAGTTCTCCACCGCGTTCCAGGTCGTTGGGATCCATTCGATGGGGAATTTCAATACATCTGCCTCAACTTTGAACGATGCCGAGATCATCCAGAGGAACGGCATGATGAACAATAAACCCATGATGGCAAGCAAGAACGTAGTCAGTACTTTAGACCATCTGATCGTCTGAAATGCAGCTGGCATCCTCCCCCCTCCTTTCTAGTAGTTAACCCACTTCTTCTGTCCGATCCATTGCAAGAGCGTAATCAAGGTCAGGATCAGGAACAGGATGACAGCAATCGCCGACGCATAACCGGTCTTGAGCTCTTCGAAGGCTTGCTGGTACAGATACAGCACCGGTATGGTCGAGGAATACGCCGGTCCGCCTTCGGTCAATACGATGATCAGGTCGAAGACCTTGAAGGTGTGCACGAGTCCCTGTATTAGAAGCAGGAACGTCGTCGGCGTGACCAGGGGCACGGTGATCTTAAAGAACTGATACAACTTCGAGGCCCCGTCAACATTCGCCGCTTCATACAATTGCTGCGGAATATTCTGCAGCGCAGCGATGTACATGATGGTCTGGAAGCCCAGCTGGGTCCAGATGATGATGATCATGACGGAGATGAGGGACCAGTCCGAACTTGCGATCCATCCCGGAACATTCTCTATGCCCAAGGACATGAGCAGCTTGTTAATCGGTCCGTCCGTCGGATGGAATAACACCTGGAATACCAAGGCGATCGCAACCGTACTGGAGATGTAAGGCATGAAATAGATCACCTTGAACGTATCTTTGAAATATACCCCTTTGTTAATGATGACAGCCAAGACCAGCGAGATGGCCAGTCCTATGGGCACAACCAATAACAGGATGAAGTTGTTGGTAAGCCCTTTCACGAATACGGCATCCTGGAAGAGCGCGATGAAATTGCCCAATCCTACAAAGCTTGCTCCTCCTAGCCCCGTGACGAAATTCCAATCGGTCAGGCTCAAGATGAACGAAGCGAAGATCGGAAAAAGGATCAAAACAGCGCTCCCAATTAACATCGGTGCGATAAACAGATACCCTGCTGCCGTATCGCGCCATTCATTTCTGCTCATCTTTCTCTTGAATACGGCGGGTCTTCCATTCATCGCTGTGTCAGCCGTTGCTGTTTGTTTCAAAAGAACCTCACCTCCTCGATATGAACCCATTATAGGTTTTCGAAAAATCAGCAACAGTGCAATTTCATTACTGTTTCGAGAATATCTTTACATCTGAATTGCAGGCAAAAGGAAATAACAGCACTTACAATTCTAAATAATGGTTGTGTTCTGGTGTGACATATGTTACGTTTTATTGAAAGAAATGCAATCGGGAGGGTGAAGTGATGAGTCAAAGCACATGGATGGAGACGAATGTGGATCGCTATCCGCAAAAGCCCCATGGAGGGAAACTCGTAAACCGCATACTTACCGGCCAGGAACGAGAGGAAGCGCTGAAGCGGGCGAAGTCCCTGCCCATGAT
Coding sequences:
- a CDS encoding methyl-accepting chemotaxis protein — protein: MQLSYFSIMGIFVLIILGLAAGMYLIQNNAKNIYEDGLRPTSLLVSLEKLTQNTRVSMLQSAIEEDPSYAKSAEHNLQLIQETIDQYAQFHMTDETFQAFQDFIKLWEVYADQVRANIELIRSGLYREALEEQKLSITFFQRAVEQLDVLAEYNEAYAETLIVDSELNYRWLLILILAGCLIAVMFGLVISRLFGHYVLDHIFAVLNHLQEIAKGNLTMKDIPLKSKDELAQLVNGTNQLRQSLYRLVAKMAEAGKQLATSSEELSASSQESTRTVQQMAEMAHETADGAEKQSASLQEVTAFLQQGATHIQQIDRSCQNMLQRSQQALEQTDAGTQMVHRATKEMNHITETMNTAANSIASLRDKSTKIGEIILQITEIANQTNLLSLNASIEAARAGEHGQGFSVVANEIRKLAEQTRYSSEQTTAIIQEIQKEMQQVVQSNRQATEVVRTGGRTIEDLNTSFQGIRSAVQSVSEIIQEIVQSVRSFYLI
- a CDS encoding YtoQ family protein — translated: MELVVYLAGQIHDDWRDELANKAKERNLPLVFVGPQTNHDESDDIGEVILGKQPGKLYRDDASAAINNLRTQVLLNKADVVVALFGEQYRQWNTAMDASMAIALNKPTIIIRPESLIHPLKELSNRANVTVETIDQALDVLAYIFK
- a CDS encoding UPF0236 family transposase-like protein is translated as MQQFIMNLPTLKEIEVNLFQQLHEIFSDVMIRVLEEIDRWLMEHREHARYRLRDTRQVTMSTLFGEISFSRRLYQDRQTGTYVYLLDQALAFDGQTGISPHLEENIFTKLRRLPTIA
- a CDS encoding carbohydrate ABC transporter permease codes for the protein MPAAFQTIRWSKVLTTFLLAIMGLLFIMPFLWMISASFKVEADVLKFPIEWIPTTWNAVENYTEVWFGAKPFALYYWNSIKVAVLTTFGSAFFSCLAAYAFAKISFKGRDALFLMMFGKEREHPLIKADGSSNMDDPLVRSSLQLRYDLEQVDQSSEPYANITSQKLN
- a CDS encoding carbohydrate ABC transporter permease; the protein is MNGRPAVFKRKMSRNEWRDTAAGYLFIAPMLIGSAVLILFPIFASFILSLTDWNFVTGLGGASFVGLGNFIALFQDAVFVKGLTNNFILLLVVPIGLAISLVLAVIINKGVYFKDTFKVIYFMPYISSTVAIALVFQVLFHPTDGPINKLLMSLGIENVPGWIASSDWSLISVMIIIIWTQLGFQTIMYIAALQNIPQQLYEAANVDGASKLYQFFKITVPLVTPTTFLLLIQGLVHTFKVFDLIIVLTEGGPAYSSTIPVLYLYQQAFEELKTGYASAIAVILFLILTLITLLQWIGQKKWVNY